A portion of the Gorilla gorilla gorilla isolate KB3781 chromosome X, NHGRI_mGorGor1-v2.1_pri, whole genome shotgun sequence genome contains these proteins:
- the MAGEE2 gene encoding melanoma-associated antigen E2: MSLVSQNARRCSAEITADYGDGRGEIQATNASGSPTSMLVVDAPQCPQAPINSQCVNTSQAVQDPNDLEVLIDEQSRRLGALRVHDPLEDRSIALVNFMRMKSQKEGSIQQSEMLEFLREYSDQFPEILRRASAHLDQVFGLNLRVIDPQADTYNLVSKRGFQITDRIAEPLDMPKASLLALVLGHILLNGNRAREASIWDLLLKVDIWDKPQRINNLFGNTRNLLTTDFVCMRFLEYWPVYGTNPLEFEFLWGSRAHREITKMEALKFVSDAHDEEPWSWPEEYNKALEADKTKERSLTAGLEFWSEDTMNDNANDLVQLAISVTEEMLPIHQDELLAHTGKEFEDVFPNILNRATLILDMFYGLSLIEVDTSEHIYLLVQQPESEEQQVMLESLGRPTQEYVMPILGLIFLMGNRVKEANVWNLLRRLSVDVGRKHSITRKLMRQRYLECRPLSYSNPVEYELLWGPRAHHETTKMKVLEYMARLYRKRPQDWPEQYREAVEDEEARAKSEATIMFFLDPT, translated from the coding sequence ATGTCTCTGGTAAGCCAGAATGCACGCCGCTGTAGCGCAGAGATCACTGCAGATTACGGCGACGGCAGAGGTGAAATACAAGCTACTAATGCCTCCGGGTCCCCCACCTCCATGCTAGTCGTTGATGCCCCCCAGTGCCCTCAGGCGCCAATCAACTCTCAGTGTGTCAACACTTCCCAGGCCGTTCAGGACCCGAATGACCTGGAGGTCCTGATCGACGAGCAGTCCAGACGTTTGGGGGCGCTCAGGGTCCATGACCCTCTAGAAGACAGGTCGATTGCTTTGGTGAATTTCATGAGAATGAAAAGCCAGAAGGAGGGGTCTATTCAGCAGTCCGAGATGCTGGAGTTTCTCAGAGAGTACTCAGATCAGTTCCCTGAGATCCTCAGACGAGCCTCAGCTCACCTGGACCAGGTCTTTGGGTTGAACCTGAGAGTTATTGATCCTCAGGCTGACACCTACAATTTAGTCAGCAAACGGGGTTTCCAGATCACCGATAGGATAGCGGAGCCCCTGGACATGCCAAAAGCAAGTCTCCTGGCCCTAGTCCTAGGCCACATCCTCTTGAATGGGAACCGAGCAAGAGAGGCCTCCATTTGGGACTTGCTGCTAAAAGTTGATATCTGGGATAAGCCTCAGAGGATCAACAACCTCTTTGGGAACACAAGGAACCTCCTCACTACTGACTTTGTGTGCATGCGATTCTTGGAGTACTGGCCAGTGTATGGCACTAATCCCCTTGAATTTGAGTTCTTGTGGGGCTCTAGAGCCCACAGGGAAATCACAAAGATGGAAGCCCTGAAGTTTGTGTCAGATGCCCATGATGAAGAACCCTGGAGCTGGCCAGAAGAATATAATAAGGCCCTGGAAGCTgacaaaaccaaagaaagaagCCTGACTGCTGGCTTAGAGTTCTGGTCAGAGGACACTATGAATGATAACGCAAATGATTTGGTCCAGTTGGCTATTAGTGTCACTGAGGAGATGCTGCCTATACATCAGGATGAGCTATTGGCTCACACTGGCAAAGAATTTGAGGATGTGTTCCCAAATATCCTCAATAGAGCTACTCTAATTCTTGATATGTTCTATGGGTTGTCTCTGATTGAGGTTGATACCAGTGAGCACATCTACCTCCTTGTCCAGCAACCAGAATCAGAGGAACAGCAAGTGATGCTAGAGAGCCTGGGGAGACCCACTCAAGAATACGTAATGCCAATCCTAGGTTTGATCTTCCTGATGGGCAACCGTGTCAAAGAGGCCAATGTCTGGAACTTGCTTCGAAGACTTAGTGTGGATGTAGGGAGAAAGCATTCCATCACCCGTAAGCTTATGAGACAGCGCTATCTGGAATGCAGGCCACTGTCCTACTCTAATCCAGTTGAATATGAGCTTCTATGGGGTCCTCGAGCTCACCATGAAACCACCAAAATGAAAGTCTTGGAGTACATGGCCAGGCTCTACAGAAAGCGACCACAGGACTGGCCAGAACAATATAGGGAGGCTGTGGAAGATGAGGAGGCCAGAGCCAAATCTGAGGCAACTATCATGTTTTTCCTTGACCCCACGTGA